From a region of the Cryptococcus depauperatus CBS 7841 chromosome 6, complete sequence genome:
- a CDS encoding Fe-S cluster assembly protein DRE2, with protein sequence MATTSGVPPKPVFTQVVLGSMQRVEEYQKVLADLKSSIGENDRVQGEMIDRILDNATTLPSPPLSIHLVLPLPLPSNLLSAIPPSTQLFIYLPQDAEQQLTTLQTTLSAHAFTPVLSTSSPSVISYTSPSASLLPAAPSSATSGVAMTLNGATKVLPLRRNGDKARKAALWAIDSPLLPDGGKSLLTPADRARPECVLPSETGKPVKRRRACKDCTCGLKELEDQEDAQTAAAVREAQKAFFLEGDDDIPENLKAATEGTEGVWPVEKRAEAKKTSSCGSCYLGDAFRCSSCPYLGLPPFKPGEQVKLSIVDDI encoded by the exons ATGGCAACAACGAGCGGCGTTCCGCCAAAACCAGTCTTCACCCAAGTCGTCCTCGGCTCAATGCAGCGAGTAGAAGAGTACCAAAAAGTCCTGGCCGATCTTAAATCTTCGATTGGAGAGAATGACAGAGTACAGGGAGAAATGATTGACCGTATTCTCGACAACG CCACCACACTTCCTTCGCCTCCACTTTCCATTCaccttgttcttcctctccctcttccGTCCAATCTTTTATCAGCTATTCCACCTTCAACTCAGCTTTTCATTTATCTCCCGCAAGATGCTGAGCAACAACTTACTACGTTGCAAACAACTCTCTCAGCTCATGCTTTTACGCCTGTACTTTCCACTTCATCACCATCCGTCATCTCTTACACTTCGCCTTCTGCATCATTACTCCCCGCCGCACCTTCCTCCGCCACATCTGGTGTCGCTATGACTCTCAATGGAGCGACAAAAGTTTTACCTCTTCGCCGTAACGGCGACAAGGCTAGAAAAGCTGCTCTCTGGGCTATTGATTCACCACTATTACCAGACGGCGGCAAATCTCTTCTCACTCCAGCTGACCGTGCTCGGCCAGAATGTGTCCTTCCTTCCGAAACTGGCAAGCCTGTCAAGCGTCGCAGGGCGTGTAAGGATTGTACATGTGGGTTgaaagagctggaagatcaagaagacgCTCAGACGGCGGCGGCTGTTAGGGAGGCTCAAAAAGCTTTTTTTCTGGAAGGTGATGATGATATACCAGAAAATTTAAAGGCTGCTACCGAAGGCACTGAAGGTGTCTGGCCTGTCGAAAAAAGAGCCGAGGCGAAAAAGACCAGTAGCTGTGGAAGTTGTTATCTAGGCGATGCTTTTAGATGTTCTAGCTGCCCTTATCTCG GTCTACCACCATTTAAACCAGGGGAACAAGTCAAACTCTcaattgttgatgatatttaa
- a CDS encoding tRNA (adenine(58)-N(1))-methyltransferase non-catalytic subunit TRM6 encodes MDIDINPGINPDPVGDEHTLAAAQTEVLENGDGSASKPFTTRIRKNMEPQEPLSEIMYRRLTRIKEGDTVLLRLPSDLVKSVVVQKDSLVQLGKYGSFPASQLFDLYYDITYEIVADSNDSGASTPQPQASEFVNEEDTVALDGDRGQKGGKKKRGRRKDNVFAPKDSSGWKNILRPLKRQAVVDAVIDDIVETNEFIEDLAEKEKSTLTAKEIAELQAQGCTPEEIIQAQMARHEKFDLKTDFSKEKWRKRKEKKFYQTVHPMAPSILNILYYCNLRSPQSILHLRDDTLSQLLTMANIRPGGRYLVVDDTGGLVTAAVLERMGCEGRILLFNESDSPPAWGVLQTMNFTHRELEPIKWLSWLEAEESYQKPAPPLQDEQPTNPLKAAAKQRRFASQVAELTNTRNELHLGGWDGLVLATSLNPISVVSRLTPYLIGSSPIVVYSPYLQVLAELLNWSKKNPHYLNDTLSESWERTYQVLPGRTHPMMTTSATGGYLWSAIRVHPSKFQAESHQRFKRRRTGKQQDKEKIAQDAGDEDLIEKDLSDAQGTSDNPENKGYLNNCQSHA; translated from the exons ATGGATATAGATATAAATCCAGGGATCAATCCTGATCCAGTGGGTGATGAGCATACCCTTGCTGCAGCTCAGACGGAAGTGCTCGAAAACGGAGATGGCTCAGCCTCAAAGCCTTTTACGACGAGGATTCGCAAGAATATGGAACCGCAAGAACCACTGAGCGAGATAATGTATCGTCGATTGACCAGAATAAAAGAAGGTGACACCGTTCTCCTTCGGTTGCCTAGCGATTTAGTGAAATCAGTTGTTGTACAAAAGGACAG CTTGGTACAACTAGGCAAATACGGCTCTTTTCCTGCTTCTCAGCTCTTTGACCTCTATTATGACATCACCTATGAGATTGTGGCCGACTCTAATGACTCGGGAGCGAGTACACCTCAGCCACAGGCGAGTGAATTCgtgaatgaagaggatacTGTGGCCTTGGATGGAGATAGAGGCCAAAAAGGaggtaaaaagaaaaggggCAGGAGGAAGGATAATGTTTTTGCTCCCAAGGATAGTTCAGGATGGAAGAATATCTTGCGGCCATTGAAGAGACAGGCAGTGGTCGATGCCGTCATTG ATGACATTGTCGAAACAAACGAATTTATCGAGGACCTCgccgagaaagaaaagtcaactCTAACGGCCAAAGAGATTGCAGaacttcaagctcaaggtTGCACACCTGAGGAGATCATTCAAGCCCAAATGGCCAGACACGAAAAATTTGATTTGAAGACCGATTTTAGTAAAGAAAAATGGAGGAAAcgaaaggagaaaaa GTTCTATCAAACTGTACACCCTATGGCTCCTTCAATCCTCAACATTCTTTACTACTGTAATCTTCGTTCTCCGCAATCCATTCTACATTTACGAGATGATACTCTTTCTCAATTACTCACTATGGCCAACATCCGCCCAGGAGGCCGCTATCTCGTCGTTGATGATACTGGCGGTCTTGTAACTGCTGCCGTTCTTGAAAGAATGGGCTGTGAGGGAAGGATATTATTATTTAATGAAAGCGATAGTCCTCCAGCATGGGGCGTTTTGCAGACGATGAATTTTACTCATAGAGAGCTGGAGCCTATCAAGTGGCTAAGCTGGTTGGAAGCTGAGGAGAGTTATCAAAAAC ctGCCCCACCTCTTCAAGATGAACAGCCCACGAATCCCCTCAAAGCTGCTGCTAAGCAACGCAGATTTGCCTCTCAGGTGGCCGAGCTTACCAATACGCGTAATGAGTTGCATCTTGGTGGTTGGGATGG ATTAGTCCTTGCTACAAGCCTCAACCCCATATCTGTGGTCTCGCGTCTTACCCCTTATTTAATTGGATCTTCACCTATCGTTGTGTATTCACCGTATCTGCAAGTTTTGGCTGAGCTCCTCAACTGGTCTAAGAAGAATCCTCACTACCTTAATGATACATTGAGTGAAAGCTGGGAGAGGACTTATCAGGTACTACCAGGGAGAACGCATCCTATGATGACCACTAGCGCCACCGGTGGCTATCTTTGGAGCGCTATACGAGT ACATCCATCAAAATTTCAAGCAGAGTCTCATCAGAGattcaaaagaagaagaaccGGAAAGCAAcaagacaaggaaaagatcgCACAGGATGCTGGGGACGAAGATCTcattgaaaaagacttgaGCGATGCTCAAGGCACATCGGATAATCCAGAGAATAAGGGGTATTTAAACAATTGCCAATCTCACGCATAA